In the Candidatus Margulisiibacteriota bacterium genome, one interval contains:
- a CDS encoding response regulator, with amino-acid sequence MKLPLKSDKNKFSFFIIDDSMSITKTLKEMIESFEGKYIGNASNSTEAFSQLVKYINEIDFILLDILMPDISGLKIIPAIKTINPNFKIIMLSALSSPANIQQAISLGASHFIAKPFRVDQFFNVIKTLCESSIKDSNTSIHETKKDFTKIHALIIEDSNLSANFIRTKLESLGCKVVGIAHRGQQALDILNKVPSINLAVLSMVLPDMDGLSLIIKINMFDPDIKIIMFSAKDDARSIEKTKELGVDYYISKSNFTDRQLYEALYELFTDL; translated from the coding sequence ATGAAGCTGCCTTTAAAATCTGACAAAAATAAGTTTTCTTTTTTCATTATAGATGATTCCATGTCAATTACCAAAACCTTAAAAGAAATGATTGAAAGTTTTGAAGGAAAATATATCGGCAATGCTTCCAATTCTACTGAAGCCTTTTCACAACTTGTGAAATATATTAATGAAATTGATTTTATACTGCTTGATATCCTGATGCCTGATATCAGCGGACTGAAGATAATTCCGGCTATCAAAACAATTAATCCCAATTTTAAAATTATAATGCTTAGCGCCTTAAGTTCTCCGGCCAATATTCAACAAGCCATATCCCTTGGCGCATCACATTTTATTGCCAAACCTTTTCGTGTTGATCAATTTTTCAACGTAATAAAAACTCTCTGTGAATCTTCAATTAAGGATTCCAACACTTCTATCCACGAAACAAAGAAAGATTTTACCAAAATCCACGCTCTGATAATAGAAGATTCCAACCTTTCTGCCAACTTTATCCGAACAAAACTGGAATCGCTGGGTTGCAAAGTTGTTGGGATAGCTCATCGCGGACAACAAGCCCTGGATATTTTGAACAAAGTACCCAGCATCAATCTGGCAGTATTGAGCATGGTTCTGCCTGATATGGATGGGCTCTCCCTGATTATCAAAATAAATATGTTTGATCCTGACATCAAAATTATCATGTTTTCCGCTAAAGATGACGCCAGATCAATTGAAAAAACCAAAGAACTGGGTGTGGACTATTATATTTCCAAATCGAATTTTACAGACCGTCAGTTGTATGAAGCTCTTTATGAACTTTTTACAGACCTCTAA
- a CDS encoding ABC transporter substrate-binding protein, producing MKKITIVLILSSLLIIAGCSGRSRQTLKIGFCGPLTGDSANYGKMMTQAIKIAVVEKNSTGGIGGKVPVELIAEDDEGKVEKANAAIEKLAGIDKIYGLVGAVFSSCSLAIAPKAQANKIVMISPSSTHKDLTQMGNFIFRDVLSDRLQAMIFAKYAYEVMGLKNVAILHLKNDYSQGLAEDFLRQFEADGGKVVAIESAMQGDKNFKTQLTKIRGKQPDALFLPDYIAEIAQILEQSKQLGLSVNVLSADGFSNPEIFDLAGNLTNGVVFSNSPDESSITNNIRTDFENVYEKTYGQKPDAFSLDSYDAAKIIINALEKVYAESSAKEKRTLMLNREKIRDYVAKTANYPGVSGTITFLSNGDALKNVGIFTVNNKQYKQVGIFKTENGKLIQVQ from the coding sequence ATGAAAAAAATCACTATTGTATTAATTTTATCAAGTCTGTTGATTATAGCCGGATGCAGCGGACGATCACGACAAACTTTAAAAATAGGTTTTTGCGGGCCATTAACAGGAGATTCGGCAAATTACGGAAAGATGATGACACAGGCAATAAAAATCGCGGTCGTTGAAAAAAATTCCACAGGTGGTATTGGCGGCAAAGTGCCTGTAGAACTTATTGCCGAAGACGATGAAGGCAAAGTGGAAAAAGCAAACGCTGCTATAGAAAAACTGGCAGGTATTGATAAAATATATGGTCTGGTCGGTGCGGTTTTCAGCAGTTGTTCTCTGGCTATAGCACCGAAAGCCCAGGCTAACAAAATTGTGATGATATCACCCTCCTCAACTCACAAAGATCTCACACAAATGGGAAACTTTATATTCCGGGATGTGCTCAGTGACCGTTTGCAGGCGATGATTTTTGCCAAATACGCCTATGAAGTAATGGGCTTGAAAAACGTTGCCATATTACACCTGAAAAACGACTATAGCCAGGGACTGGCAGAAGACTTTTTAAGACAGTTTGAAGCTGATGGAGGAAAAGTTGTGGCCATTGAGTCCGCTATGCAGGGAGATAAAAATTTTAAAACTCAACTAACAAAAATCAGAGGGAAACAGCCTGACGCTTTATTTTTGCCTGACTATATAGCAGAGATTGCCCAAATACTGGAACAGTCCAAACAACTCGGGCTAAGCGTAAATGTATTGAGCGCTGACGGTTTTTCCAATCCTGAAATTTTTGATCTGGCCGGAAACCTGACAAATGGTGTAGTTTTCTCCAATTCTCCGGATGAAAGTTCAATAACAAATAATATAAGGACCGATTTTGAAAATGTTTATGAAAAAACTTACGGACAAAAGCCCGACGCTTTCAGCCTTGATTCTTATGACGCAGCCAAAATAATTATAAACGCTCTGGAAAAAGTTTACGCTGAGTCCTCTGCAAAAGAAAAAAGAACACTGATGCTTAACCGGGAAAAAATCAGGGATTATGTAGCCAAAACTGCTAACTATCCGGGTGTTTCCGGAACCATTACCTTTCTGTCCAACGGTGACGCTCTGAAAAATGTTGGAATATTTACTGTGAACAACAAACAATATAAACAAGTAGGTATTTTTAAGACCGAAAATGGAAAATTGATTCAAGTGCAATAG
- a CDS encoding NAD(P)/FAD-dependent oxidoreductase: MEKFDVIIIGTGPAGLNCAYHLINSGLKVLVLEKNKTIGPKVCAGGFTQKTLDYLRFPSEQLDFSYDTIYFNTPHIHTKIKFQRNFAYTIDRKNLGQWMLSRLEQNNNITLRTETLVTAINKEYVTTNRNYCIKYKWLVGSDGSNSSVRKFLGLKNSITGMAMQYLVCSEKYRNFEIYYDSKLFKAWYAWIFPHKDYVSIGCGSDPKVLSTIECKRNFHIWLKNNKINTTGARFEVFPINYDYKGHVFGNIFLTGDAAGLASGFTGEGIYQALISGQEAARQIISGVADISLEMAGTIKYNRRHRQILNILIKTGHWRGLLLDIIALSLKIKSIARRVLDIVA, translated from the coding sequence ATGGAAAAATTTGATGTAATTATTATCGGGACCGGACCGGCCGGGCTAAATTGTGCCTATCATTTAATAAATAGCGGTCTCAAGGTTCTGGTTCTGGAAAAAAATAAAACAATCGGACCCAAGGTCTGTGCAGGTGGTTTTACACAAAAAACTCTGGATTATCTGCGATTTCCTTCTGAACAACTGGATTTTTCATATGATACAATATATTTCAATACACCTCATATTCATACAAAAATAAAATTTCAACGAAACTTCGCCTATACAATTGACCGTAAAAATCTCGGGCAATGGATGCTCAGCCGTCTGGAGCAAAACAACAACATAACTTTACGAACAGAAACATTGGTTACAGCTATAAATAAAGAATACGTTACAACAAACAGGAATTATTGTATTAAGTACAAGTGGCTTGTTGGCTCTGATGGTTCGAACTCGTCGGTTCGAAAATTTCTGGGACTGAAAAATTCCATAACAGGAATGGCCATGCAGTATCTTGTTTGTTCTGAAAAATACCGTAATTTTGAAATTTATTATGATTCAAAATTGTTTAAAGCCTGGTATGCCTGGATTTTTCCTCATAAAGATTATGTTTCCATAGGATGCGGTAGTGATCCTAAGGTTTTATCTACTATAGAGTGTAAAAGAAATTTTCATATCTGGCTGAAAAATAATAAAATTAATACAACTGGAGCCAGGTTTGAAGTGTTCCCTATAAATTATGATTACAAAGGACATGTATTCGGTAATATCTTTTTAACGGGCGACGCTGCCGGGCTGGCTTCAGGCTTCACAGGAGAGGGTATATATCAGGCGCTTATATCAGGGCAGGAAGCTGCTCGTCAAATCATCTCCGGTGTTGCTGATATCAGCTTGGAAATGGCTGGGACAATTAAATACAACAGAAGACATCGCCAAATCTTGAATATTCTGATAAAAACAGGCCATTGGAGAGGACTTTTACTGGATATTATTGCATTGTCCTTAAAAATAAAATCAATTGCACGTAGAGTGCTGGATATAGTAGCATAA
- a CDS encoding mechanosensitive ion channel family protein: MLLLVVEPYIAFSVTFLVALFIAFIFEKVFLNKLQVIAAKTKWEGDDIILGVLKGKSFILISVCGLYLATLSLRFEANILNAIQNLVMALIILVFTWILARITAAFFYLYSSKNKSIVPSISILSNLSQLLVYVIGALIILQSLGLSITPILTALGVGGLAVALALQDTLSNLFSGIYLILSRKVKPGDYIKLDSGEEGYVMDITWRNTVIRALANNHIIVPNNKVATAIITNYHLPEKELSLVIDLGVSYSSDLDKVEKVTIETAKEIMKEIQGGVPSFEPFVRYNKFDDFSINFSVILRIREFVDQYLIKHEFIKRLHKRFRKYDIEIPFPVRTVYIKEDEKTDKKNSKAEIELPEH; this comes from the coding sequence ATGTTACTTCTTGTTGTCGAACCCTATATCGCATTTAGCGTTACTTTTTTGGTTGCGCTATTCATTGCTTTTATTTTTGAAAAAGTATTTCTCAACAAGCTTCAGGTTATCGCCGCAAAAACAAAGTGGGAAGGCGACGACATTATTCTGGGTGTCTTAAAAGGCAAATCTTTTATACTAATAAGCGTTTGTGGTTTATATCTGGCGACATTATCTCTGCGCTTTGAAGCAAATATTCTTAATGCCATACAGAATTTGGTTATGGCTCTCATTATCCTGGTTTTTACCTGGATACTGGCCAGAATAACGGCTGCATTTTTTTATTTATACAGTTCCAAAAATAAAAGTATTGTTCCCTCAATTTCCATACTTTCCAATCTCTCACAGTTATTGGTATATGTAATTGGCGCTCTGATCATACTCCAGTCACTTGGGCTTTCCATAACTCCTATACTGACCGCTCTGGGAGTAGGTGGTTTGGCCGTGGCACTGGCTTTACAGGACACCTTGTCCAACCTGTTTTCCGGTATCTATCTGATCCTTTCACGCAAGGTTAAACCTGGTGATTATATAAAACTGGACTCCGGCGAAGAAGGCTATGTTATGGATATAACCTGGCGCAATACCGTTATCCGGGCCCTGGCCAATAATCATATAATTGTTCCGAATAACAAAGTAGCTACGGCTATTATTACTAACTATCATTTGCCGGAGAAGGAATTATCTTTGGTTATAGACTTGGGAGTCAGTTATAGTAGTGATCTGGATAAAGTTGAAAAAGTGACCATTGAAACAGCTAAAGAAATAATGAAAGAAATTCAGGGTGGTGTTCCTTCTTTTGAACCTTTTGTAAGGTATAATAAATTCGATGATTTCAGTATAAATTTTTCGGTTATTCTCAGGATCAGGGAATTTGTGGATCAGTATCTGATAAAGCATGAGTTTATCAAACGCTTACATAAAAGATTCAGGAAGTATGATATCGAAATACCATTTCCTGTCAGAACAGTTTATATCAAAGAGGATGAGAAAACTGATAAAAAAAACAGTAAAGCAGAAATAGAGTTACCGGAGCATTAA
- a CDS encoding M48 family metallopeptidase: MTIVTCLKKFALVSIFISIFALLGCNDVMYTSRSRALLIPEDKMMQMGEESYKEIKATSDIITSGSDWQEIMLVGNRLVKAADESLQDMNMQDRSKYFDWEFCLIKNDAVINAFCLPGGKIAVYSGIMHVAKGEAQLAVVMAHEIAHALAQHGNERMSQELLVSMGSDLLNKAIEKNSPEIKNAYNTVYGLGSSVIVLLPYSRLQETEADRIGLILMARAGYNPEAAIYFWDAMNKAGTAKIPEFLSTHPSDTTRMEDIKKFIPEAMKYYKAVS, translated from the coding sequence ATGACAATCGTCACTTGTTTAAAAAAATTTGCGCTGGTTTCAATTTTTATCAGTATTTTTGCCTTGCTGGGATGTAATGATGTAATGTACACCAGCAGGTCCAGGGCTTTGTTGATCCCCGAGGATAAAATGATGCAAATGGGTGAAGAGTCTTATAAAGAGATCAAGGCAACGTCAGATATCATAACCAGTGGTAGTGATTGGCAGGAAATTATGCTGGTGGGTAACCGTCTCGTCAAGGCTGCGGATGAAAGCCTGCAGGATATGAATATGCAGGACCGCAGCAAATATTTTGACTGGGAGTTTTGTTTGATAAAAAATGATGCAGTTATAAATGCTTTTTGTCTTCCGGGCGGGAAAATCGCTGTTTATTCCGGTATTATGCATGTAGCTAAGGGAGAAGCTCAGCTAGCGGTTGTGATGGCGCATGAGATCGCTCATGCTCTTGCTCAGCATGGTAATGAAAGAATGTCTCAGGAACTGCTCGTCAGTATGGGAAGTGATCTGCTGAATAAAGCCATAGAAAAAAATTCACCTGAAATAAAAAATGCTTATAATACGGTTTATGGTTTGGGTTCATCGGTAATAGTACTTTTACCATACAGCAGATTGCAGGAAACTGAAGCTGACAGGATAGGGCTGATATTAATGGCCAGAGCCGGATATAATCCGGAAGCTGCAATCTATTTCTGGGATGCAATGAATAAGGCTGGAACCGCAAAAATTCCTGAATTTTTGTCTACTCATCCTTCAGACACAACCAGGATGGAAGATATCAAAAAATTTATACCGGAAGCTATGAAGTATTATAAAGCGGTTAGCTGA
- the ettA gene encoding energy-dependent translational throttle protein EttA, with product MAEEANKVIYSMIGVSKFYDKKPVLKNIYLSYFYGAKIGVLGLNGSGKSSLLKILAGVDLNFEGKTTISPGFTVGYLEQEPQLDDTKTVKEIVSEGMQELVNLMDEYNQINEKFGETLSDAEMDKLLARQGEVQEKLDALDAWDIDSKLEMAMDALRCPPGDTLVKVISGGERRRVALCRLLLKKPDILLLDEPTNHLDAESVAWLEQHLRRYEGTVIAVTHDRYFLDNVAGWILELDRGEGIPWKGNYSSWLEQKQARLKTEEKSETERQKTLQRELEWVRMAPKARQAKSKARISAYEKLLSQEAEKQMKELEIYIPPGPRLGSTVIEFNKVCKAFGDKILVEDITFSLPAGGIVGVIGPNGAGKTTMFRIITGQEKPDEGSIKIGETVKLGYVDQSRDILDPNKSVWEIISEGSEIINLGKKEMNSRTYVSRFNFSGADQQKKMSMLSGGERNRVHLARVLKAGTNVLLLDEPTNDLDVNTIRALEDALENFAGCAVVISHDRWFLDRIATHILAFEGDSKVRFFEGNFTDYEDDRKKRLGTDADQPHRIKYRHLTR from the coding sequence ATGGCCGAAGAAGCAAATAAAGTGATCTACTCCATGATAGGGGTCAGTAAATTTTATGACAAGAAACCTGTTCTGAAAAATATTTATCTTTCCTATTTCTACGGGGCAAAAATAGGAGTGCTGGGTTTAAACGGATCAGGTAAAAGTTCTCTCTTAAAAATTCTTGCCGGTGTTGATCTGAATTTTGAAGGTAAAACCACGATTTCCCCCGGTTTTACAGTAGGTTATCTGGAACAGGAACCTCAGCTCGATGACACCAAAACAGTTAAGGAAATCGTCAGCGAAGGCATGCAGGAACTGGTAAATTTGATGGATGAATATAATCAGATTAACGAAAAGTTCGGTGAAACTTTATCCGATGCTGAAATGGATAAGCTGCTGGCCAGGCAGGGTGAAGTTCAGGAAAAACTTGACGCGCTTGACGCCTGGGACATCGATTCCAAGCTGGAAATGGCTATGGATGCCTTGCGCTGCCCGCCCGGAGATACATTGGTTAAAGTTATTTCCGGAGGTGAGAGGCGCAGGGTAGCTTTGTGCAGATTGTTGCTGAAAAAGCCTGATATTCTTCTTTTGGATGAACCTACCAACCATCTGGATGCGGAATCTGTGGCCTGGCTGGAACAGCATCTGCGGCGCTATGAAGGCACGGTTATTGCTGTAACTCACGATCGTTACTTTCTTGACAACGTTGCGGGCTGGATACTGGAGCTGGATAGAGGAGAGGGGATTCCCTGGAAGGGAAATTACTCCTCCTGGCTGGAGCAAAAACAGGCTCGTCTGAAGACCGAAGAAAAATCTGAAACAGAACGGCAAAAGACCCTGCAGCGTGAGCTGGAATGGGTGCGTATGGCGCCAAAGGCCCGGCAGGCCAAATCTAAGGCTCGAATCAGCGCCTACGAAAAACTTCTCAGCCAGGAAGCTGAAAAGCAAATGAAAGAGCTGGAAATTTATATTCCGCCCGGCCCCAGACTGGGTTCGACAGTAATTGAGTTCAATAAAGTTTGCAAAGCTTTTGGTGACAAGATTCTAGTAGAAGATATCACTTTTTCTCTTCCGGCCGGTGGCATAGTAGGGGTAATCGGTCCGAACGGCGCGGGAAAAACAACCATGTTCCGTATCATAACCGGGCAGGAAAAACCTGATGAAGGATCAATAAAAATAGGGGAGACTGTAAAACTGGGATATGTGGACCAGAGCCGTGATATTTTGGACCCCAATAAATCCGTATGGGAAATTATTTCAGAAGGCAGCGAAATCATCAACCTCGGTAAAAAAGAGATGAATTCCAGAACTTATGTGTCGCGTTTTAATTTTTCGGGTGCTGATCAGCAAAAAAAGATGAGCATGCTTTCCGGCGGAGAACGTAATCGTGTGCATCTGGCCAGAGTTCTTAAGGCAGGCACAAATGTATTGTTACTGGATGAACCTACTAATGATCTGGATGTTAATACAATCCGGGCGTTAGAAGACGCTCTGGAAAATTTTGCCGGTTGTGCGGTGGTTATCAGCCATGATCGCTGGTTTCTTGACCGTATTGCTACACATATCCTGGCCTTTGAAGGTGACAGTAAAGTTAGATTTTTTGAAGGAAATTTTACGGATTATGAAGATGATCGAAAAAAACGTTTAGGTACAGATGCCGACCAGCCGCATCGCATTAAATACAGGCATTTGACCAGATAA
- a CDS encoding PAS domain-containing protein yields the protein MFNKIISTTTDSLIKDQQKQIEHLQNIINSQSQTITEQNSQISILGKEIDDLITNTPGYHFHGFRDGSIIIRDKKIVELSGYNMEDFNSKKIKWTDLVIAEDRLTFKQTLINALKNGEPYIREYRIRSKNGETHWIQERGVITQTQNKDFIVDGIFFEITERMLARQKIIANEIKLNFVFNNLSSGILLFDKNTGNFHSNRVYREIFDLEQDMEIADFPCVFWVDRMIHDEFHNILNQNKKIFNFESEIRTAKGEIKSVTCSALQENGWLLMSFTDITNQKIISRQKRLIETHERLKLMTGGLSHDFNNLLAVLMGNLELAMLNLPENNFLAEALIVTDKMSEIVRQLLRISIPKYMTKINEVNLTAVMNDVLDSIASNTKYPDVHINIKSVETNPSVNADSGQIKKIFKTIIENSLDALGKNTTDKKIKSLLINISQVSLNINQIDVLLRTNLEANKMLLADDIKSGNYIKITITDNGSGIETKNIKKIFDPYFSTKERGQQRAMGLNLTETGLLILANKGFICCRSRIGQGTVFDIYFPVVV from the coding sequence ATGTTTAATAAAATAATCTCAACGACCACGGATTCATTAATTAAGGATCAGCAAAAACAAATTGAACATTTGCAGAATATTATTAATTCTCAATCACAAACCATAACTGAACAGAATTCTCAAATTTCAATTCTGGGTAAAGAAATTGATGATCTGATAACCAATACTCCCGGCTATCATTTTCACGGGTTCAGGGACGGAAGCATAATTATAAGAGACAAAAAAATAGTTGAACTTAGCGGCTATAATATGGAGGACTTCAACTCAAAAAAAATAAAATGGACAGATCTGGTTATTGCTGAAGATCGACTGACATTCAAACAGACGCTCATTAACGCTCTAAAAAACGGAGAACCATATATCAGGGAATACCGTATTCGCTCAAAAAACGGAGAAACCCACTGGATACAAGAAAGAGGAGTAATTACCCAAACTCAGAATAAAGATTTCATTGTTGACGGGATTTTTTTTGAAATTACTGAAAGAATGCTGGCCAGACAAAAAATTATAGCTAATGAGATAAAACTTAATTTTGTATTTAATAATCTGTCTTCAGGAATTCTTTTGTTTGACAAAAATACAGGTAATTTTCATAGTAACAGAGTATACAGGGAAATATTTGATTTGGAACAGGATATGGAAATAGCTGATTTCCCTTGCGTTTTCTGGGTAGACAGGATGATACACGATGAGTTTCACAATATACTAAACCAAAACAAAAAAATATTTAATTTTGAAAGCGAAATCAGAACTGCCAAAGGTGAAATAAAATCAGTCACTTGCTCTGCATTACAGGAAAACGGCTGGTTGTTGATGTCGTTTACCGATATTACAAATCAAAAAATAATCAGTCGTCAAAAACGACTTATTGAAACGCATGAGCGATTGAAGCTGATGACCGGAGGTCTGTCACATGATTTCAATAATCTGCTGGCTGTGTTGATGGGAAATTTAGAGTTGGCCATGTTAAATTTGCCTGAAAATAATTTTCTTGCAGAAGCTTTAATTGTTACCGATAAAATGTCGGAAATCGTAAGGCAGCTGCTCAGAATAAGTATTCCCAAATATATGACCAAAATAAATGAAGTAAACCTTACAGCAGTGATGAACGATGTGTTGGACTCCATTGCGTCGAATACAAAATATCCGGATGTACACATCAATATAAAATCAGTCGAGACAAATCCTTCCGTTAACGCTGATTCCGGTCAGATCAAAAAAATATTTAAAACAATTATAGAAAACTCACTGGACGCTCTGGGAAAAAACACAACAGACAAAAAAATAAAATCTCTATTGATTAATATATCTCAAGTTTCACTGAATATAAATCAGATTGATGTGCTGTTAAGGACTAACCTTGAAGCTAATAAAATGCTGCTGGCCGATGATATCAAATCTGGCAATTATATAAAAATAACAATCACGGACAATGGCTCCGGTATAGAAACAAAAAATATCAAAAAGATATTTGATCCCTACTTCTCAACAAAAGAAAGAGGTCAGCAGAGAGCAATGGGCCTTAATTTAACAGAAACCGGTTTATTAATACTGGCAAATAAAGGTTTTATCTGCTGCAGAAGCAGAATCGGACAAGGAACGGTATTTGATATCTATTTTCCGGTGGTTGTATAG